The Glycine max cultivar Williams 82 chromosome 17, Glycine_max_v4.0, whole genome shotgun sequence genome contains the following window.
GAGGAATCTATCAATAACCTTCGGTTTATAATCTGTCTTGTTGTTGACACGTGTCGGGTAGCGCTAACTTGTGTCTTGTCGACACAGCCGTTAATAACGTACGGTGCTGTTTTCTCTGTATGACTGTAAGTGTAAGTTATTGGAGCTTTGCCCACTCAAAAGTAGACACGTCGCATCCACTGTGACTTTTGCGATGACAGTTTTAAGATGCCATCCGTCCTTCTGTttcatttttacatattttaaggcagttttttttatttttaatctttgaaaaaaaaacatgttttatgtTGTGTAACATTGGTTGGACAGAGATAAGCTACTGAAGACCAAAGTGCAGCTTGCTTGTGACGATTTTAAAGAGAATTATGTTCGTGTTTACAAGGCACCATCACCCCTAAGCCTAATCCATTAATCATTACCAAGGCACCATGGGGGGACATATGAACCAAACCCACAGGAGAAATAAAAAACCTCTCTACCTAAATCTGTAAGAGGGTAAACCTTCTCtatcatttgaaaaaataattactaatgAAGTCCATGGAGGGTAAACCTCGCCACCAGCACAAGTGTTTTTCTCCCCATAAATATGACTAGCTAAAAAAGGCATAAACCTAGTTAACTGAAAAGACATTTGGTCTAACTGATCACAACTTCTTTCCTCTTGCAATTCGTTCAGCAATTTGTAATCAAAATACCAAACTATCACTCTCACCGCAAAAGTTACAATGTACAAAGGAATTGAATTTTATGTATGTTTAAAAAAGGAAGCGAGATACCTTTCATGATTATCCCATTTCATGTACAcatttattattcataatttatcatttactTACTTTTGAAAATCATTCACAATCACAAGTAATAACTATCTAattaatatctaattttttGAGATGATAATTATTACATCTAACTAAAATAAAGACAATTAAGACAAATGGTGcaaaatgtctttttttcaACTATTATATGTTAACACTAAAACAAATACATGTGtagaattattttgaatttcatttacaattttttatattcagtTTTTTACgcccacttatatatatttttttcattttatcccatttaattattattatatttataatttctttcttttttttctttccatttctcttTTCACTTCATACGTATACACCTAAGTTGCCTTAAATTActattatatgataaaatacatttttaatccttgaattattaaaaaaacgaGATTATTCTCTGTATTTTTACTTTGATCAATTTGATCATTGAACTTATGAAAAATAGTGGTTTTCAATTTGCCCCTTCTCACAAACGGTTTTCACCCCAAAGAAGGatgaaaaatcattatttttgtaaagtttagagatcaaattaatcaaagttAAAGTTTGgggactaaaatcaaatttcaccCAAATTACAAGactaaaaatctattttattgattgaaatttgtaTTCATTTAgtagaattttatttaaaaatagtttacgTACATAAATTTACTAgccaaaagtaataaaaaaaatcacacataAATTACACCTACTAAATTATTCTATAGAAAATTTACTACTTTaacaattcatttatttattagtatggaatttgagtcttatgaatgaaaaaaaagtaattgattAGACATAAGATTCTACTAAAGTTAAAGCTAATTAGATTTTTTGAGAGAGATTAATGATCAACAAAGTCAATAGATATATTCTATAACAATAacatgataataaataaaaatgagtgattgcaaaattgattgtaaatgaaatttgttttaaaaatgttattttattaaaattaatttgaagtaaagtaatttatattcaaatatgTTTGTTCTAAAAGTTAcacttttttcactttcaacacaaaagttacattttttccacttctattagaaattttgtaataaaagaataaaattctcattcacaatataaaaagttacctcatgtttacttttatttaaattaattttggttaaaattaaatttgaggtaaaatgatttatgtttaaatattttattttaaaattaaattagtattataaattcagtataaaattttatatctaacacaaaaaattgtttcaacTCCAAAAAGATCTTTAGGCATATAATCAATACCTCAATATATAACCAAACATACGAACATCCATAATTAAATAAGATGATAtttcaatatgattttaaataattcaaatctAAACATACCCTTCCAGTTGCTTTTAGGAGCAAAAGCTAATTTAGTTTGAGACAACgagacatcatttttttttgttgttgttgataaattGCACGTACGTTTGATTGCCTCCATACTTGAGTTTGTCTGCCTTCAATGCCTATAAAAAAATAGGCTACTTAATGCAATTATGCAACAAATAGCTCAATTAAGCCTCCATACTCTAAAACTTCTTTATTGTCCTGCACCTAAGAAGTAAGAATGCTCCTTTTTTCcccttaaaagaaaataaaaaaagaaagcaaacaaTCAAGCTAGAAAAATTgatgttctttctttttgctaataaaaaaagaatgatgTTCTTAACCTGACACCTGTATCTCATGTGTGCCAATGTTAAATCTGGTTGGTGATGAAAGTGAACACAACCCTACTTACTAAATATTTCCTATTCAAGCATAACCAAAGTCCAATGAAATAGTAAATATATGTCATGCAGTTAGACTAATAAAGTTTTGGATGTGGCCAATGTGATGCATCATAATATACTGTGGAATTGTGGGAAGTTAATGACCTAGCTAGATATTTTTTTGGCAACCTATGGACCCCTATATAGTTAGTAGCCTAATAACAATGGCCAAACAAGGATTAAGTTCAACTTTTTGGGGTACTAAGATAAGGTACAAACGAGATATTTGAGAAAGTATGTCAAATTAGTATGCAAGCACAAAAAGTTTCCAATTTTATTGTTTAGCTgattaaacatatatattatagtGGCTATACGGCAGAGAGATGAAAACCAAACATCACAAGGCAACCTTTTTCAGGTTTCATCTTTTATTTCCTCTCTTGCACTATTGTTTTATCCCTTTTGGTACCCTAAGCAAAGAGACCATTTAAAAAAGCACTCTCATCTCTTAACCAATACAGGAAAGGGAGTTTCCAGAGAGTGTGTGTTAAGAGAggtagagagagaaacaaaaaagatGGGAAGAGGGAGAGTTGAACTGAAGAGGATAGAGAACAAAATTAACAGGCAAGTCACATTTGCCAAAAGGAGAAATGGGTTGCTCAAGAAGGCTTATGAGCTCTCAGTACTTTGCGATGCTGAGGTTGCCCTCATCATCTTCTCCAACCGTGGCAAGCTTTATGAGTTCAGCAGCACCTCAAGGTatttatacatacatatataaactCTATTGGATGTGCTTATGTGTGTGTCATGTTTTTTTCGAATGAGTGCATAAGTGCAAACATGTTGgcaatgatttttcttttacgcacaagtgtttttgttaattaatttggagCATTTTTTGTTCAAGATCTGTGCTTCAGTGCTTCTTCTTCTCAACCTCTAACTATTTGCTGATTGATTCAAACtacatataattaagttttCATCAGCTTACacccaaaattaaaaagatcttTTTTTGCCTTCCAATATATTATtccatctttgttttttttcctttttcctgaCTTGTGGGAAATGTAAAGTTCCCATCTTTCCTCTCTGCTTTCTTTCTACAATTTTATAGGCAACAAACGaagttgttttatttaattcctATACTTCATGTGAAGATCTGAAACTCTATCTTTTTACCCCTCTATATGAGGAATGAAGGAGTGTCAAAAGTGGGAAAATTTTCGTTTTTGTATCTTTCAGATGTTGTTTTGAAAAAGCTTTGCTGCTTCTTCTATTTCAGATGGGACACACATACCCTCCCGGACTAGGGCAAGATCATTTCTGGAATAGAAGAGTGTAAAAATCATTAAtcctttgttttaaaaaaaattgtatgagcTAATGTGAATTTGGCTTCCTAACTgacctcttaattttttttgccaaagtttgttaaatttatttaacttgGTTCGTTTTGATCAttacataaaagaaaaacatgaactGGCCTAATAATAACcaattgattcaattttttttattttttatttctgattAGAGACAGTGCATTAACCGTCCAGGTCAGGATTTACTGTTGTGATTTGGTGTCAGAGATGGGATGTTTGATACGAAAACCTGTTTTACTTTGCATTACAATTTAAGGATTGCTCAGAcccagagagaaagagagagagtgtgtCCTTTAGCTTCTAAGGCTGTAAATCAACGTCTATCCTCAAAACCGTTGTGGAATAGCTGGTTTGATATGCAAAACTAAAAgacaaaaacacttttttttcttctttcagaaATTAAATATAGTGGTTAGTGACTTAACATGGTTCAAATGAAAGAATAGaagattatatataattaattgaagcAAATAACGAGTAATCAAACTAAAACTCCTACATTTAATTTATACTGTCTTGATCCCTTTGACTTATCCATTAATCTATACATTTTCTTCCTTCCGCTTCatgttttcttcaaaaaatgaCCTTGTAAATCAAGCtttgttcttcttttcttctaatAGAAATCTCTCTCATACACTTCAAAGGTTTTGATGGTGTTGTACTAAGTTTTTCTTGATCGTTAGAAATTAGCTTTGTCTTAGGCTTCACGACTTTGTGGATACATATGAATGCAAATTGTCGTGTTCTATCTAGATGCGTCATGGTTTTCAACTTTTCAATAGTTATTAATTAATGTCTCCAAAACTTTAGTGTATAATGGTTATTGTCATTGTTTTTATGACCATTGGGTCATTGTATGGTCTCTCAAAAAACGTAAACTAAGAAGATATTTGAATTTGACGGTTACCTGCTGcgagaaatttaaaaattgtctAATTAATTAACTGTTCGGCCGTAGATAGGGAGAATTTACATGCATAAAGTTGCATTGGTTTACATTCTTGACATATTGAATACATGTTCTTGTTCATAATATTTCCAGTTAAGAATATTTTTGCTTTAAATTTacttggtaaaaggttttgcaTTCCTTTTTATCTCTTCCCAGCAATAACTTTAGTTAACTTTGTGCACAAAATCCTGCGATCACTTTTTCAAGAGACGATATACTATACCTTAATTTTGACCTTAAgatcattaaattaattataatgtttagtttatttttcactgtcgattatttttatattataatcaaattatCACAAGCGTTTGAAAAATTAgacttatttaattatgtgattAATAACACGGGATTGagtgaaagtattttttttaccctAATTAACAAtagataaaacaaaaatcattttacaatATGCCTACATGTTGAATAATTTGGATTTTAGCATTTTAGGCTCTTTAGCATATGGTCAGCAGGAGACGTTAaaggtagaaaaaaaattaaaaagactgAAGCAGTATATAATGTAATATGTTTATAATGTGATCCATAATCTCTAGCTATTTAACTAAATGTACACATACAAATCAAGCAATcatttagataaataatataaaaatgtcgGCTAAAATGATGGCTTGTCTTCCAGTCAATAtgtcattattattgttaaaagaaaaatcctATACGACAACAATACcagaaataaatcaagaaaacATGGAAAGTATAATGCAAGAATAAGAATactaattagttaattaaagcATATCAAGAAGTTTTATCGATCTTGAAATGCAAGTATAGGAAATGTATCGATAGTGATGTTTTTAGCTGCTAAAAGGGACAGCATACTTTTCCtttcaaataatttgatttgattaaaagGAATATTAAAGTTTAAACCGTTGGATATTCTAATAATACTCACAACCTTTTGTTTGCTTGCTCTGTGTATATATTTGTGCCAATTGATTTGTAGGCAATGCCATATCATAATTGTTGTGATTTGTGTTGCTTACTTTTGATCAACTCACGCGTGTTTACATTTTccgaaaaattgaaagaaaagagagaaaatttgcTATGATTCTATTATTTGATAAGACCCTTTGGAATAGCTAATCCCTAGTAAAGCTAGACATTAGCAGGTCACAAGGTTTCAAATTCTTCATGAGTGTGTGTAGTGTATCTGTTGACTTATTATAAGGGCCTACAGATCATACTAAAATGTTTTGTTCGCATATGTATGAAAACTTTTGTAGGAATTTATAGATGGTTTGCAGTTATGGTTCCACTTCCATAGTCATTGAGTGGCTaccaattaaattaacaatgttGCATACACACACATGCATTTTTCTCTGcttaattagggtttagggtgtaGACTGTACAGTATTTTCTCACTCCAAATATGCAGTTTTCaaacttaattattatcttGCAATTTTTCGttcaaaaaattatcaaaacttCTCATTTACAAAGCAATGATCCCATATGCTGATTGAGTTGTTTCTTAATGACACAGTATGATGAAAACACTGGAGAAGTACCAGAAGTACAGCTACAGTGCACTGGAGACCACCCGTCCAATTAATGACTCTCAGGTAATTAAGTCTTCTTTTATATCAGCTATTAATTACAAGAAACAATTTTCTTATACAAATATGCTACTATTGACAGAACTATCAGGAATATTTGAGATTAAAAGCAAGGGTAGAAGTTTTGCAATGTTCTCAAAGGTAATTAACTTACCTGCTATGTTTTCAGATTTAAAGTTGATATTCTATATATTGTGtctttactatatatatatatatattgaacatTAAGAgtctattgtaaaaaaaataaaatattaagattctAAATAATATGTAGGAACCTACTTGGGGAAGATCTTGCCCAAATGAATACAAATGAGCTAGAGCAGCTTGAGAATCAACTGGAGACAGCACTGAAGAATATTAGGTCAACAAAGGTAAGCTTCAATTTCAATAATCAGCATTCTACGTTATTTGCACTTCTCAAATATCAGTTTTAGTACAAAAGAAAAGGAGGTTTTGGGGatgtttaattatttctaaAGTATATTACACTTGTTAAATTTCTTGATTAGCTAGCTCGGATTAATTAGTGTTCTTTCTCTTTACAAATGCTTTCACATCTCTTTTctgttttctcttttattaatttcttagatagattttaacatatattttacaatatttttcagACTCAATTCATGCTTGACCAACTTTCTGATCTTCATCACCGGGTAGGTTCATGTTTTTTATTCCTTAGAACATTCTGATACCGTCCTATTCTTTGGTGTAACCTTGGCTTTTACAAATTCAATGCAGGAAACATTGCTTATTGAAACCAATAATGTGTTAAGGAGTAAGGTAATAATTATTTCCAAATCAAgtgcaaatttttatttaaagttttgatTAGATTATTAGTTGTACCTTGTACATACTCATTCGTATAGGTGATCTGAtcaaacttcaatttttatttggtGAAGCATTCTCGATATTGGCTAGTAGCTAACTAGCCTTGCAAGGATATGAAGAaatgagcttttttttttttttatatcaatattaGTGTATTACCTAATTTGGAAGGTTCAACATAATATTAGTTTCATTAATTTcaggtttttattttattatgaccTTTTTCCCCTGGTAATAGGACCATAGTTACCTTGACAATAACTTACAATCCATGAATACTGATTCTTATTAGCTTGAAATATTAGTTCTTATCATTATGAAATCACTTCAGGGTATGGTAAGCTAACCGGAGGGTaaatttatgttataaaatCTTTATGATAAATGAATGAGGATTGTATCTAGTAGAAGGGATTGCACCCTTATAATGTGGTGAATCACGACTTCTATTGTAACAAGGAGGCGCCTTCATATTTCACATTTAGTGTTTAATGCctcaatcaaattaattgtttcTCATAAAAGATAcgtgtagaaaaaaaaataaaaatctttgatATTTACTGATTTACAATTTAGTTTTAgctgttaagttttttttcatatccgtaaaaattaaaaaaatattagaaaatttataataactcgtGTATTTGTTCAACCAACTGATTTAAAATCTTGTTAGGTtgctttttgataaaaataatctcTGTTGAAACAGTTGGAAGAAACTAATAATTCACAAGTTCAAGTAAGTCTAGCTTTGGAAGCTGGAGGGCCTAGCATCCAATACACCAACTTTCCACCTCAATCAGAGGGGTTCTTCCAGCCAATGGGAGTGAATCCCACCTTGCAAATTGGGTAAAGTCATTACACAAAAATTAATTCccaaaaatatatacttttctGCATAaacttctcaattttttttactttaatatgCTTTATTCCTTTTTGTAGTACTCTATCTACAAAGTGTGTTTTATTGATTGCAGGTACAACCAGACTAATCCACATGATGCAAACGTTGGAGCTTCATCCTTAAGTATGCATGGATTCGCCTCTGAGTGGATGCTTTGATGATATTGAATTTACATATGTGCCATAAAGAACAGAAAAGAAAACTAGTCATGGATGTGTTGAACACttccatataatatatatatatatatatatatatatatatatatatatatatatatatatgtttccgTTTCGTTTTGTTATGCATCATTTATCaatgtttgaataaataaaaattgcgaGTAGtattgtcataaaaaaatttatgaaccTAAAACGCTGTATATTTGTATTGAAGTTAAAACATGAAGCCATCCAATGGGTCACTGAACTTGGTTCATAAAATGTTGTGTTTGAACTTGATTGTAAAACCGTCATTGATGGCATTTTGGCAAACTCTATctaatgatttttcttatttttatgttatcaaAATGTAGATttgctttttttcctttttaaaattttatggtgAATTTTATTAGGAATCAAACCAATCATGTCCCTCACAGTTTAACTAGGACATCAAGATTATTAGCTAGGAAACATGTTTTTGAGCATATTTCCAGTTGTACTCACTTTCTTTTTCTGAATGAAATTTAAGCTTTTATGCTTGGGATGAGTACCACTATCCTTTGATATAATTAAGTTTGaatctatattatttttcatattatctgagataaaaaatacatttacttCCTTAAATGTTTCACTTTCTTACCTTAATTCTTtctctataatttttaataccACTAAACTATGTCTTATATCTCATTTTtgctttatttaattacaatggTAAGCTCATTATAAATagttttaacaataataatagggAATAAGTTAagaatgtataaataaatataatttatccttGCATCTActtattttttgactttttctttcATATACATACTCAACCTGAGACAAATAAAGCATTGactttatatagagagagagcaTGACTCTTGtaagaacaaatatttatttgaaaatataaaaacaacaaataataacattttcttttcttttctttttcttatgtgGATCGCACACTCCATTTTTCCTCAATTGATTTTAACACTCGATCCTCTTCCTCAATCACTTTCGACTTACTCTCATGACCTAGCTCCATCCAATTCGTTTCCTGAGAAGAAGCTCAATGGGTTAGACAATTTCAAATACTAAGATGTTGTCCGTATGACTTTATGATCAAGCCGTCAATTCCTTAATGCCTAGGATCAATTCTTAACatgaatttttattgaaattctgacattttaataaataaaaaaagaaaaaacctgTACtcgtttaaaaataatatgaaaaatgagtaattatttttatataatatactatTATGACTACAGCCCTACCATTAGGTGGtttcattgttgttaaaataagaTTCTACTTAGGATCGGAAAAGATATGAAAACTTGTAACTCGAGGATCATTAATTATGCAAGTGACCTATCAAATCTTTTTATAGAAATTTGTAACATCAATAATTAGACCATGcagattaaaaatgttttttcatatataaaagaagagattatttgatttatttccaTATccatcacaatatatatataataattcaagTATCTATTTTAAATGCATATCCAATTTTTGCACAAGGATTCTATTTACCTCTACTTAAAACACttctatatatacatatttctattactattattctttaatttattatatcatatttatgatgtgtttgtttaaactaaaaaaaaactttaaacgtTTTTAtacaagtgtttttttaataagaagatatgatttgtttctttaaaaaaatataaaaaaaactatttattttaagtaaaaatagtttaagaaaatacattagaaaatcataaaattgtttattttatttttaaaaaaatattttaaaaaataagcttaAATAAACTAGtccttaatgttttttttttattatttagtgtattatgtttgaaataatttattatattttaattttttattactgttattcaattattctttaatttattaaattaaacgtCATGTTTgtacacagaaaaaaaaaataagaggaaGCAGATTGGGTGGTTGAACAAAATAAACCAGCAAAGGAAGTTGGTCGTGGTTGTTCTCGAACGTCAATTGGGGATGCGAGGTACAAAGGGTGGCTCGAAAAGAGTATCGATTCTGAAACGATGGAGAAAAAAGGGGTTGTAACGGTTACGCGCCTTTTCGGACCGAACGCACCGTTTTATTGGTTTGTCTTTTGAACCGTCAAAAGTTGTGTCCCATTGTTTCCTTCCTCCAATATAACGTTGACAACTTCAATTTACAGTGAAACGCGCTCTTTCCTTTCTACAGGTTagtttctctccctctctctgtGTCTGAGAATAACAGCATATCTAGTGTGCCATTCACTCATTCAACATTTATCTTTTAGAATTTCAATTCCAGTAAAACTTAATCTTACAAAAtcgattttataaaatgaaaattattgtctgcttatatatattattttaacttgGAATTTTTGCTGCTTGACTTGAAATTTCGTTCATTTGTGTTTTGTCTCAAACTTTAAGggccctttccttctttttggttttcattCGGGCTATCATTTTTTGGTATTGCAGCGGCAAAACGGTGCCACAGTTGAGCGATA
Protein-coding sequences here:
- the LOC100804810 gene encoding agamous-like MADS-box protein MADS2, with translation MGRGRVELKRIENKINRQVTFAKRRNGLLKKAYELSVLCDAEVALIIFSNRGKLYEFSSTSSMMKTLEKYQKYSYSALETTRPINDSQNYQEYLRLKARVEVLQCSQRNLLGEDLAQMNTNELEQLENQLETALKNIRSTKTQFMLDQLSDLHHRETLLIETNNVLRSKLEETNNSQVQVSLALEAGGPSIQYTNFPPQSEGFFQPMGVNPTLQIGYNQTNPHDANVGASSLSMHGFASEWML